Proteins found in one Takifugu rubripes chromosome 15, fTakRub1.2, whole genome shotgun sequence genomic segment:
- the f11r.1 gene encoding F11 receptor, tandem duplicate 1: MSVRVLVSAALFLLSATGVFGFSVTTKNKEVEVKENEGIDLTCSHSADFGSNPRVEWKFKNRMGSQVYVVFDGKPTDPYSSRLSMYSGSNVRFSKVTRKDTGVYDCEVSGNSQFGEVRVTLTVLVPPSPPVCKIPSSVTTGKTAMLSCHDGDGSPPPTYTWYKNGVPLPAEPRTISGYQNATYSLNTTHGSLTYARTSRSDSGEYYCEAANKAGPVQRCRAARMEVRDINTGGIVAGVIVALLLLALLGFGIWYAHKKGYLPKKTESKPRPNVVYQPPSLYGDEEADGDFKQKSSFVV, translated from the exons ATGTCGGTCAGAGTCTTGGTTTCGGCGGCTTTGTTCCTGCTCTCGGCTACAG GTGTATTTGGCTTTTCAGTCACTACCAAAAATAAAGAGGTGGAAGTGAAGGAGAATGAAG GGATCGATCTCACCTGCTCCCATTCGGCCGACTTTGGTTCAAATCCCAGAGTTGAGTGGAAGTTTAAAAACAGGATGGGCTCCCAGGTTTATGTGGTCTTTGATGGAAAGCCCACAG aCCCGTATTCCAGCAGGCTGTCGATGTATTCCGGCAGTAATGTGAGATTCTCCAAAGTGACCCGTAAAGACACAGGAGTGTACGACTGTGAGGTCTCTGGAAACAGCCAGTTTGGAGAAGTCAGAGTTACACTGACGGTTCTGG TGCCTCCATCTCCACCTGTGTGTAAAATTCCATCTTCGGTGACGACGGGAAAAACGGCCATGCTCAGTTGCCATGACGGTGATGGCTCACCTCCGCCCACCTACACGTGGTACAAAAACGGCGTGCCTCTACCAGCTGAACCCAGGACGATCTCCGGCTACCAGAACGCCACCTACAGTCTCAACACCACCCACGGCAGCCTG ACGTACGCCAGAACATCAAGGTCGGACTCGGGAGAGTACTACTGCGAGGCTGCCAATAAGGCCGGGCCCGTCCAGCGCTGCAGAGCTGCTAGAATGGAAGTCC GTGACATTAACACGGGCGGGATTGTTGCTGGTGTAATCGTGGCTCTGCTCTTGCTCGCTCTGCTGGGATTTGGCATCTGGTATGCCCACAAGAAAGGCTACCTTCCCA AGAAAACTGAAAG CAAACCCAGACCCAATGTTGTCTACCAGCCGCCATCACTGTACGGCGATGAAGAGGCAGAT GGGGATTTCAAACAGAAGTCGTCATTTGTGGTATAG